The genomic DNA CAGCTTGTAATGTTCCACGGGGTTTACGCAGGCGGCCTGCAGCACATGAAACAGGTTGTTGCCTTTGGCCAGCGCCCGTTTTACCAGCAGGTTGATGTGGCCTTCCACCAGGTTGTCGGGGTGCTTGTCGTCGGAGCAGAACATCATATAGGGGTAATGCTCGGGTAGCAGCGGGATAAGGGCTTCAAAGTTTTTGGCAGCGCTGCCCTCGCGGATCAGGATCTGCATGCCTGCTGCCAGTTTGTCCAGGGCTTCTTCGGCTGTAAAGCATTCGTGGTCGGTGCTGATGCCGGCCGAGGCATACAACCTGGCCTGCTCACCCATCAGCCCGGGCGCATGGCCGTCCACAGCTTTGCCATACTTGTGGGCCAGTGCAATTTTCTCCATCACCACCGGATCGCGGTTCAGCACGCCTGGCCAGTTCATCATCTCGGCCAGGTATTTTATTTCGTCGCGCTGAAACAAGGTTTCAATATCAGCAGCCGTTATTTCGGCACCGGCCGTTTCGAAGGGAGTGGCCGGGACGCAGGAGGGGGCTCCAAAGTAAAACTTAAAAGGCACTTTCTTGCCGTTCTCCACCATGTATTCCACGCCTTTCAGGCCCAGCACGTTTCCAATCTCGTGCGGGTCCGACACAGTGGCTACGGTGCCATGCGGAACAGCCAGGCGTGCAAATTCCGAGGGTACCAGCATGGCACTCTCCACGTGCACATGGGCATCTACAAAACCCGGCAGAATATACTTTTGGCTGCTGGCGGGCTCCCGAACTATTTTAGAAATGCGGCCGTTTGAAACATGAACGGTGCCTTCGTAGATGGCCTGCTGGTGCAAATCTATGATGCGGCCGCTGAGCGTGAAGTCTGTTGGCATGGTGTTTAGTTAAAGTTGAGAGTTAATAGCTAAAAGTTGGAAGTGCATTTTCAACTCTTCCCTACAAACGCATAACTCTTAACGCAAATGGTCTTATATTTGCAACAAAGTTAGTCGTTTTGAAGAAGATAATTTCATACCTG from Pontibacter liquoris includes the following:
- the ade gene encoding adenine deaminase, with protein sequence MPTDFTLSGRIIDLHQQAIYEGTVHVSNGRISKIVREPASSQKYILPGFVDAHVHVESAMLVPSEFARLAVPHGTVATVSDPHEIGNVLGLKGVEYMVENGKKVPFKFYFGAPSCVPATPFETAGAEITAADIETLFQRDEIKYLAEMMNWPGVLNRDPVVMEKIALAHKYGKAVDGHAPGLMGEQARLYASAGISTDHECFTAEEALDKLAAGMQILIREGSAAKNFEALIPLLPEHYPYMMFCSDDKHPDNLVEGHINLLVKRALAKGNNLFHVLQAACVNPVEHYKLEVGLLRAGDPADFILVDNLEDFNVAATYINGQLVAEQGKTKIAFTPSAEINNFNTKPKAPEQFAVAADNATRLRVIEAFDGQLITKELEVAPKIENGFIVPDVAQDVLKLTVVNRYENAAPAVAFIKHVGLRRGAIASSVGHDSHNIIAVGVDDESIARAVNLIIEAQGGVAAVDGAHEQLLSLPVAGIMSNEDGYKVAERYSAIDRMSKEMGSTLASPFMTLSFMALLVIPSLKLSDKGLFNGDTFEFVTLATH